ctaccctatgtacctccctgGATTTGGAACTTGGGTGTGGAAACTTGATACTTGGAAATGTCGGAACCTGAGACATCATTGATTGCGTAGTCTGTGAGCGTAGGACTCTTCTCAGGCGTACGAGTTTTGAGGGTCTTGACTGTACGTGCTAGCTGAGAGTTAGTCCCTcagttggacggctcgttcctTAGCCACATGGTGAATTGAGGACTCTTCATGAGGACTCTGCCTTGTGGACTAGTTAAACaatcccccagttggattgtatccccggtacaactaggtgttggttatattatattatatatatctcttatattatatatatatataactattcCTTCGTTCTTGTTTCTCGGTGACGATACTTCCTTGCCAGTCGTGCCAATGGGTATGCTTTCGAGAGTTTTGTTTTGGGACTTATAAGATTTGAATGGTAGGTTTGTAAAGTTTTCTTTATGGATTTCGGACTTGGCATCTGGTATTGATTTAACTTGATATATATACTTGATTATGATGGTTTTGGAATGCATTTGGATTTCTTGCATAGTTTTCTAAACGgtggggttatattatgttggtttacactaaattaaacattatttttgtccactcactcTTTTCTATTTTGCACCCCCCAATCAGTAGTTGACTGAGCTTCGCAGCCGAGCCGGATCGTGTGCTTCCAAATCTTGAGCCTTCGTAGGACTCTTTCATCATTTAATCCCCTTTGagctttgtttttattgtaattgaatttcttATATACGCTATGTTATCGCCCATTCTAGGGTCTGATTTATGAGGCCGAATGACTTTGTTGTAAACTGTTTATTGTTTAAGCATGCTACTGGTTGGGATattaaattgtgaattttgagcagattgaaattttgggaaatgttcaattttcaGGGGAgattgccaaaattttggtaagaAGTCTCgttctttagtaagtgggcctgGCATCAGGGTGATGTCGGAAACTACAACGAGATTCGTcctgtgacaggacccgccccgaaatTCCCCAAAACCCGGGACTAATCCTGTGGAATCCCGGACATCACACCGATGCCGGACCCACATACTAAAGACTGAGACTTTCTAACCAAATTTTGGcaaagtctcccctataaatttaacatttcccaaaatttcaacctgcacaAGATTCACAATTTAATAACTCAACAGGCAGCATACACAATATAACaacatgcaattcacataaacggTCTCCAGCCTTCTAATAATCCGAAGCGCAACCACCAACAACACTCTTAAGTCAAATAATATTCTAAGCCATGCAGATAATGAATCCGAACAATTTTTATGAATGCCCACTGTAATCAACATAACACAACCTTCAAAATTCCATCATGTGATGTTTAACATCCTAACACAAACGCAAGTAGTTTAAGGCCTCAGCCCAAACTCATCCAAAGACCAAAATAACTTTAGTTTGCGGCTGCACCCAGGTGGGACCCCAGGctacctacgtacccttactgagtgatcaagccacacgtagttcttctaACAAAATCCCGGTTCCAACAACATGCAATCAATTAcaatagattttataatttaCCCCATTCCCTTTTCTTTAAATCACATCCTACCCAACATAATCTTTTTCAAACATCTAACTTTCCCAATATAGTATAACAATCCTTTATTCCCCTCCCTGTTCTTTTACCATAATCTTCCTATAAGCCGGAAATTCCAATGCCACATATgggaagtgtctcacacgccggaaattccaacgccacatgTGGACTaaataatcacataatcttcccatacgccgaaaaatccaacgccacgtagaGGAAGTGTCTCACATACAgaaaaatccaacgccacatGTGAGACCTGATAATCACATATTCTTCCCATACACCGGAAAATCCAACACCACGTATgggaagtgtctcacacgccgaaaaatccaacgccacgtgtgcgACCTGATAATCACATATTcttcccatacgccggaaaatccaacgccactTGTGAGACCTGATAATCACATATTCTTCCCATTTGccggaaaatccaacgccacgtgtgagacCTGATAGTCATATATTCTCCCATAtgccggaaattccaacgctACGCATGTGAAGTCTAGTATCTGAGGGGTGGTACTCAACATATATAATCCGTATTCCGAATAATTTTTAAGTCTCAAATATCACAATAATAATAGAGATATTCACAATTTAGCGATACAAGTCTATAGTAGAATGCGGCATAatttaatcaaataatattaattaacgATAAGCAACAACCTTTAAAGGAAATCCCATAAAGAACCAATTTCCAATTTAAACTCAAATAACAATTAAGACTCGTTTACAAGGTCATCCTACTTACTTTTCGAATGTGTGAAACTACCTCAAAAGACTCATGGTCAACCGAGGGGGCAAACTATCCCACCTAGTCAACTGGGCCCGCAGGGCCCATGACCTCCAAATTctgatccgaaagttcctatgggttccaCCAGGTTTAAAATACACGTCCTACAAGTTTGGTCCCGATTGAACAATAGGATCGCTCCCAatcgcacgatcggacggttattataaaacaaacttcaagttattaaatcggaacatccagGGCTCTGATCCActatccgtgaattcctacacgatcctaagaatgcctagatcaacatatattaaattcaagactatccaacggttcaaactTATCGAACCCTGATAAtgcacaataggcgaaatccgttcggggttcAAACGTCAACTAAATTGGAATCCAAAAGTACCTACACGCTCGTGAGGACCAGGAGGTCACATCAGGACACAATGCCCTTTTTCTACAAATCCCACGCTCTGCCACAGGCGCCGGCAACGcgtgggtgcccaaagcgattacgcttcactgaaaaactcaaaatcacgGCTCAAGACTCCTACCCTATGTGTAACACCTTATTTGGGGTCGCTTTTGTTTAGGCCTACCCTAAAAGGTGACCGGAAGTGGCTGGAATCGCAATCCCAAAATCGGTCAAAAtccaattcgaaaatcaaACTACCTAGActcaaaattgatgaaatcctacccaaccatcaacTAGCTCATGAAGaatggatgaatttccataccttgatcacCAAAAATGGCTGCATGAGGAGAGAGATCGGAGCCGGCGAAGTTTCGAGCGAAACGGTCCCATCCGTTGCCATGGTTGGTGGGCGGAGTTtcgaaaagagagagagagagagagagagagagagagagagagagagaaattagaTTTTATCAAACCCTTTGTGcaataattacgattgtgccactgagggtattttgatcgtatctttttcgttacaactccgattcgaacccactacgtgtctacggactcatttcgccttgctctacgcaacggtacATTCAAAActcccaaattctttttcggtcaacaagtcaactttaaacataataaaatattctaagggcaaatggtcttttaattgaataaattaataattaaaaatttatttaggacCAGATCGTTACATCCTGGGTTTTGAGGAATCCGGGGTGGGTACTGTAACATAATGATATACTTGTGAAGAATAATGGCAATACACGTTAGAATCAATTTGGCTATTCAGAACATCATCAAGGTTGTCCCGATGATCCATGTATGTGTTAATCATTCTAACCTCAGGCACATTTTCATACATTTGAATAACTTCTGAGTCAAACTCCACCCTCTTCAAATCACCCTTATCTTCAACCCTATACCAGTAATCAATCCTACCAATGTGCCCCAAATACACAGCCATGCACTCTATTTCAATTAAAGAAATCTTGTCTTTATCAACATAATCAAAGTATGTAACAGTTCCATCCACATAGTACTTGTGTATCAGTCTTCCACCATGGTCAAATGCTAAATAAGCAATCATCGTCTGCATACATAGATGATCCAACATTAGGCTATTCTTACACATTGCATGGATTTATAGACATACACAAAAATCACCAACTAAACAATTACCAGACAGAAAAATCCGAGCAAACACTTTTAGAATGCACTTTACTATACCACTGtatttgaattattaaatATAGTAAagtcactttccacaccaaaagCCAAACATCACATGGGTTACTGTAAGACCACAAACCAACTTTCCTTACATAAAGCCATTGACAACAACCAGAAAACCCCAAATATGCGAATTGGGAAACCTTTATCCCCACAACTGTGAactcagaaaaaaaaaccgcATATTAAAACCATGTTCCCCAAATATGCGAACTTTGAAACCATTTCCCCAAAAAATCGAACTCAAAATCCTAAACCCCCAAATAAATCACTATTAAAACCCTAATATCCAAATATGTGAACTTCGAAACCTTtatctagaaaaaaaaaatttcaaataaaaccTCTATCCCCACATACCATAAACTAGATCGTCCTCTCCAGGTAGTCGTGGATCCCAACTCATTGTAGCCTTCTCTCAATCAGCTCTGCGTCGTTGTCCTCTCCAGTGTATGATGAAAATCAAGTGGAAGATTTGCAAGTGTGGAAGATTTTTTTGGTAATCTGGTGCTTAATTTGTTGACACATTGGAGGGCGGAAGGGCGGGAGAGGCCTATTAATCCAAGTTCAAAAATGCCCTTGGAAGAACTTCGAAACTAGCAAAAAAGTGGGCCCCATAAGTGCCAGATCAGCAAATAACGGTACAACTGACGGAAACCCTAACGGTAGAATCAGATTGTAACAAATTTACAAGCTCGGGGTATGCGATTGGAAAGACATGGATTAACATGCCTTAAGGTTGTAACTACATGGTACTAAACCGCAattaacctttttttatttattgtaatgGTCCAAAGTGACATGAATTGGACTCTCTTATTAGTCCATGACATGTATAGTACTCTTTCTTCCTCTGGGATTTATCCCATAAGGTTGTCATAGAAAGATTTTAAGGAGTCCACTATATCATATCGCTCTTTATACATCTTTGGTTCTTTGAATGAATTCTTTTTCTCAAGTTAAGAACACGAAACATTCAACATGACACAATACTAGTTCcttttagagatatttagttatatactcattcttagcactaatgaTGTAAATAAACCCAATACCATTTACTTTCgacaaacaaactcaaaaaaaacccaaaaaaatgacaactagccgtattgaatttaattttaattattaaattactttgatactctattgagtgtttttggttttttttataaggttTTAGGGTGGGActtattttaagaaatcgatgacaattttgtaatttatgtgAAGTTTGAagtctctttgttatgttgtaaattgGCTTTGGGTGTATTTTTAAAgaagtaatgctacacttaccaaATCtttataccacatgatgtggcatgttcatattatatgccacatcaattaaatcaataaagTGTATTTTagttaagacaattagaaaaacaaatattgaaataaatcataaaataaaataaaatattaaataattttaattgatgtggctgtACACCTCAGCTGCCATATAAAATGGTATAagaatgtggtatacaaatgtaGTAAAAGTAGCATTATTCATTTGATGCGAAAAATAGTTCAAAAAGAGTCCAGGCTATCAAATAGTTAATTTGGGCTTTGGCCCCACCATTTAcacaatatataattttaaaaaatacgaaAATGAGATACAAAATTTTAGGGGGGGCATTTCCGTAACTCATCTGAAATGATAAAAGCATATGCGGAAGTAACACCCGCAGGTGAACCAATCTTCCCCTTAAGCCCTACCCTATAAAACCCACAAGATAGTGACTCAGTCACAACCTCACTGCTTTTTGATTTTCGGCTTAAACCCTAGCCGCTCcgcttcttcttcatcctcatttctctctgaGGTAAACCCCTTTCCTAAACCCtacctctctttctctctctctctctctctctgaatgCATGTTATCAGATTGTATCTGTTTCCATGTTTTATTTGACCTGTTTTGTTACtgatttttcttatttgttgtTCTTCTGGGAATGTAAATATAGGTGTATTCTGGGTTTTGgatgtttttttataagtaGGAAGATGTATGACTCCGTGTTTTTGGGTATTGTATGTTATTTGTTTAGCTACCGATCAGCTTGAGGAAAATGGTAGTAACAGAGAGAGAATGTAGGTTTGAAGAATAAATAGACTAGAGGAAATGGAAAAGAGAGCGTTTTCTATCCGTTTGCATTTTAGAAAGTAGATCAAAGCAGCTAGGTGTGCGACGCAGTGGGGGAACAAGACTGTTTTAATTTCCTGTCTGACCCAAATAGTTTTTGTTTGGGGTGTATTAGGGGGTGCAAGACTCTTCATATTCTTGGTGGGAGATTCAGAGTCTCTGGCATGTACTTATTGAAGAAATATACCTAGTGTCGTCAAATATTTTTgccaaatttctttttggttctGTAAATAAACTTTTGTTTACCGAagagtatttttttaaaaaaaaaatttggtgctTTGTAATGGGGAAAGTAATTTCAACCTTTGATGACTTGTTTCTTGTCAATACACTCGAAGTCTTCCTGCTActggttgtgttgtttgatTTGAAATAATGAAAATTACTTGTGTAATGacattgatttattttaaatatgttgGCTGTAGTATAGAGCAAGTTGTTTTTTATTGGAAGTGGTTTCTAACAATTTTTTGCATATTTGCTTTGGAATATATGTGTTCATTTTGAGTAACTCTTGTAGTATCTAGCAATCTATTCGTGATGTTTttgttgctgctgttgtttttgttgtgaTGGTGAGAATTGTTGCTGGTGCAGGCTCTTGGAACACCTGAGAACAGTGAACATTGGAAATGGCTTTCTGTAACAAAGTTGGGAGCCTCTTGAGGCATAGCATTTCCCAGAATGGACAAGCACCCATGGCATCTATGCTTAATGCTGCCCGCTGCATGTCCTCCAAGCTTTTTATTGGAGGTATATTACAATCTGTGTCTAAGATGACTAATTAGAGATCCTGTAGATTTATATTTGACATTTTGTTTCTAAATTGTGGTTTGTTAGGCCTTTCATTTGGAACTAGTGACGAGTCTCTTAAAGAAGCATTCTCTAGCTTTGGTGATGTGACTGAGGGTAAGTTTTAAATGTGGTGTTTTGTTATTGTAGGCTTGCTGAAAAGCTTAACTTCTTGCCATAAAGTATATATACCTGCAATTTCTTCATCGTACCAAAACTTTGTTTAGGCAGAGCATTAGACTTGCATACTGCATCATGTGCTATATAATATACTTCACATTATGGAGTTAGGCGAAATGAATATTTGGTAACCAAGACCAAAAATCTTGGTTTTCAATTGTTGCTATTATTACTGCTTCTGCTCAGCCTTCAATTCCACATCTGTTAATGATCTCCATCTGATGCTTTCTCTGTATCTAGGGAACAGCCTCAAATTCTCAAATGGTTTTAAACTTTGGGTTTACTTGAAAACTATTGAGtaatgtatttattttgtaagTTTTTGTAGTTCAATAACTTTGTCACTTTGTATCTTCCTGCTATTTGGGTTGTCTCCAGCCTCTTAATCTAGGTTTTTTCTATTGCACCTCTGTAGGAGAAATCTATTGGGATCCTTGGGTCCACTTCTTTTTCTAGttgtcttcattttcttttgcatgcAGGATCTTGTGTTTGTTTccgaaaaaaactaaaaagagtTGGAggtttttgcttctttttttttctttacagtGACATTGAGTAATTTGAACTGGCATTCGAATGCTGAATAAAATAACTTATTGCATCAAGATGCTGATATCGCCTTATATATTTACTTTCTCCTTCCTTAGTAATGTTATTATCATAAGAAATTTCCTTGGGATTTTGTAAGCTTAATGAGATGATGTCTTTAGGGTCTGTTGTTGGTCTCTTTTCTATGTACTGGTATTAACAGTTGATTTTTTTGTGTGCAGCAAGGGTTATCATGGATAGGAATACTGGAAAGTCTAGGGGGTTTGGATTTGTTGACTACGCCAGTGATGAATCTGCTAGTTCAGCACTTAATGCCATGGATGGCCAGGTCAGAATTTGAATTCTATTTTGGAGAGGTTATGGAATTGCATAAATTTGAACTATCCAGAATTCAAGGTCCCACATGGTGGAAGTGTTATTCAAAAATGGATGGTCAAATACTTGTTTTAAAGTCTTTAAACACTGCAGTTGTGAGTGATAGCTCCCCTCTGAGAGCTGTTAATCTTTTCTTATAATGATCTTGTGGCTGGACGTGCTGAATTTCAGGAGTTGCATGGGCGAAACATTCGCGTAAGCATTGCCACTGAGAGAACTGGTCCTCGACCATataatggtggtggtggtggcggcggtTACCGCGGGGATGGTGGCTATTAAATGGGTGTTTGGTAGAAAAGAAAGTGGCCTTTAAGCTGTTGCCAGAAGTGCTGTCTATAGACTTTTCTATCGTGATTTCTCTAGAattgggtttgtttttgtCACTTGGATTTATTAGATTAATTTCTGGCATTGTAGATGTGCTGGTTATATCTAGCTATGCAAGTCAGTTGCAGAAGTTTTACAGTAAAGCTTTTCATTTGCATGTTATCTAGCATCATTGCTGAATGATTTTTTGTGAATGATTTTAGTAATGCTTCTGAGTTACTCTGCGTTCCAACTAACCATGCTTGTATTTGTTTGATGTTGAGACGCTTTATCATCAGTTGGGAGTGTTCTGGGTTTCCATCTGCTGACTGTTTCTGCATCATAAATTGCGGTGTTTGCGATCAAATATACCGATTTATTGAGTTAGGGTTTTTCCCATGATCTTCAGCTATAAGTATATAACAGTAACCATGGCTTGGAGACCTCGTTTATCTAAATTCCGTTTCTGTTGGATCACTTTGAGGATGATGAGGGTTGGTTGCAAGATTAGAATGCTCCAACATCTCTCTCCTTCGGGGGTTCCTTGACACATCGTAATGTTCAAGACTGGGCCATCCAATTTAGAAACACATAAAGCTGGCTATGTTTCGTAATATTAGCACAGCAGTACATAACGTTCTTAGAGCAGTCTCCTGTGAAATAAGCATTTGATTTCACAGGAGTGCCATGCGCTATCCAATCACATGTTTTGAAGTCTGATGAACTATAAACTGAGAATTAATTGGCTAAGAGGACACTGAAATTGGATCTTGCATCAATTTGTTTgctttggattttcttttttatttgtttgcttTGGATTCTGTTTTCTTGTATGTTGGGCCTCTCTTGTTCCTATTGGGCCCTTGGCTTTCTTTtgtaaaatgaattttatgttttgatgTGTGGAATTCTCTAAACATGTTTACttatcatttttcattttttatatttttatattttttatatttatttatttttagggaAACATATTTACTTAGCTAGAACAGGAGAAGTAATGAAGTGAACAACTCTTCCTAATCAATCcgatttttgatttttttcagaTATCGAATTACGATTTTCAGTGTTTAACttacataatttttaattccttacataattgttaAAGAAATCGAAAATTAGAATAATTTCAACATACCTTAGTtatgaataaaaattattcaaaCAATCCAATTCTACCACAAATTTCCCTTACAAATAGATATTCAGTTgacgaaaaaaaaagtaaaaaaaaatccactaataaaaaaagtacTTTTACGAGATAAAACAACCTTGATTTTCTCATTTTACCATAAGATAATTAGTAAGATTTGCATGGCCGCAGCCCCACCACAAATGCTGAGCCTACCAAAGGCTCTTTGTCCAGAATTTTAGCCCTTGTAAAACTTTGATAAAAGAACCTGGCCTTTTCAAGATGCAGCTTAGAgggtaattttgttttgttaaataaTACACGTCCAAATAAACCGAAGAGAAGAGACTATTTTGTCTTCTTTAGTGTCGGTGAATATTAATTTCTGAAATTGGTCAAATAATAAGACACTGCTCACAAAAGGTCAAGAAAAAGCCATTTTGCTGATGTGGGGTCTGTCCATATGCAATTCGTGGGCGTGTGAAACGATGAACATGGTGGTTGGTTGCTGGGTCATTATCTCACAAAATTATGCAGTTATTTCCATGGAAACAAACAAAgctcctttctcttttctctttgttttttttgtttgcctTTTTATGTTATTACATGCTAATCTGTCCATGATTTTGTCCAAACATAATGACACATCCCATGTTAATTCACTTTGCTCTAATGCAGCTGgaattcattttgttttatgaGACGTTTGAAGATAATTAATTGGtggtttgtattttgtttgatGATAATGGTTTTACTTAGCACAAGTCTCTTGTTAGGCTATAAACTGTAAATAGCATACATCACACGTAATAACAAACTTAATAAGTCACTTCTAGCCTAGGAGAGGGTACACCTCCTTGTTCACCCATTGCGGTGTTTAATGTTGCGGTGTTTAATGATGATCTTTATCATACAAATGTCATAATTAGAATAGTTCattcataaattattatttaaagatCATCTTTGTAAACAATCGATCTAATTTGAGATTGTTTAGACATCCATATGTATCAAACAATTTGATGGTTATGATAGCAATTAAGATCCTCATGATGTACCAACCGTCCATTTAATTTATACATATGGATGACTAGACGATCTTCAATTTGATGAGGGATTGCTTCTGCATAGCATATTCTACACTCAAAATACACTACTTGTCATAAATTGATTAAAAgtaacaa
The window above is part of the Prunus dulcis chromosome 1, ALMONDv2, whole genome shotgun sequence genome. Proteins encoded here:
- the LOC117616272 gene encoding glycine-rich RNA-binding protein 4, mitochondrial, whose translation is MAFCNKVGSLLRHSISQNGQAPMASMLNAARCMSSKLFIGGLSFGTSDESLKEAFSSFGDVTEARVIMDRNTGKSRGFGFVDYASDESASSALNAMDGQELHGRNIRVSIATERTGPRPYNGGGGGGGYRGDGGY